The following are encoded together in the SAR202 cluster bacterium genome:
- a CDS encoding NADH-quinone oxidoreductase subunit J, with the protein MSWYFFAALTVLTVGGGLGVVSTRNVVHAALFLLVSLLGVAGLYVLLLSEFLALVQIFIYGGAIIIVLLFAIMLTRSREYPNISDNKQWPLAALAAIGFFGLLTASFMANDADFETRNRVGFTVLARALFNDWALPFEVASLVLLIALVGAIVIAQTERQGQQ; encoded by the coding sequence ATGTCGTGGTATTTTTTTGCCGCCCTGACCGTCCTGACTGTAGGGGGCGGCCTTGGCGTAGTGTCTACTCGCAACGTGGTGCACGCCGCCCTTTTCTTACTCGTTTCGCTGCTGGGCGTGGCGGGCCTGTACGTGCTGCTGCTGTCCGAGTTCCTGGCGCTGGTGCAGATTTTCATATACGGCGGCGCCATTATCATTGTGCTGCTCTTCGCCATAATGCTGACGCGGTCCAGGGAGTACCCCAACATATCGGACAACAAGCAGTGGCCCCTGGCGGCGCTGGCGGCCATAGGCTTCTTTGGGCTGCTGACAGCGTCCTTTATGGCCAACGACGCGGACTTCGAGACGCGGAACCGCGTGGGGTTCACTGTGCTGGCGCGGGCGCTGTTCAACGATTGGGCGCTGCCTTTTGAAGTGGCGTCGCTGGTATTGCTAATCGCGCTCGTCGGAGCCATAGTTATCGCGCAGACCGAAAGGCAGGGGCAGCAATGA
- the nuoK gene encoding NADH-quinone oxidoreductase subunit NuoK: MTLTHFQIVSGALFAVGLYGVLARRSAVLILMSIELMLNAVNLNLIAAASYLDPERFTGLIIAIFVITVAAAEVGLALAIILRLFRNRATVNVDEIELMKW, encoded by the coding sequence ATGACGCTGACGCATTTCCAGATAGTGAGCGGGGCGCTTTTCGCGGTGGGGCTTTACGGGGTGCTGGCGCGCCGCAGCGCGGTGCTGATACTTATGTCGATAGAGCTGATGCTAAACGCGGTGAACCTGAACCTTATCGCCGCGGCGTCGTACCTGGACCCTGAGCGATTTACGGGACTCATCATCGCAATATTTGTTATAACGGTGGCGGCGGCGGAGGTGGGGCTGGCCCTGGCGATTATTCTACGGCTCTTCCGAAACCGCGCCACGGTAAACGTGGACGAGATTGAGCTAATGAAGTGGTAG